A single region of the Neodiprion pinetum isolate iyNeoPine1 chromosome 5, iyNeoPine1.2, whole genome shotgun sequence genome encodes:
- the LOC124219388 gene encoding probable multidrug resistance-associated protein lethal(2)03659 isoform X2, with amino-acid sequence MDASKTRSTPNPRKKANIVSVLTWWWTIELFKKGYRKILIADDLHDPLSEDRSTALGDRLEKQWNYELETARKWGRQPSLLKTIFLTFRWEYFLLGLMQVLNEFVIRLGTPILLGGLLSYFKKDSNVMLEEALYYAGGIALASAVNVITLNQAIFGAFHIGGRIRVAVCSLVYRKALNLSMTALGETAPGKVVNLVANDVNRFDVVSVFLHYLWSAPISTLIITYFLYNKAGWAGIIGIAAVFIVVPLQSYLGKLSSKYRLQTALKTDERVQLMDEIVSGVQVIKMYAWEKPFCALIELARKLELRVVTKTSYLRGIYMSFNLFTTRMALWGTMIAMVFFDQELTADTIFVISAYFNILAQTMSSMFVRGVAETAECMVAVRRLQYFLMYDEFQKVIGHTKYSSENNIIRGSMQSVNQAPKSDLPYIDDELTDKSAVPDDYSREKANGVAILASDVLKDTVDLVNEKSKSVMDNKIALNKEQWAIKLTNVTAKWEPYSPENTLDSVNLQFDKGKLYAVIGMVGAGKSSLLSVLLGELPLSETKEFSDVIVKGSLSYAGQDAWVFGATVRQNIIFGQPYERQRYHRVTKACALLSDFEQFSQGDLTIVGDRGSSLSGGQRARINLARAVYRQADIYLLDDPLSAVDAHVGKHLFEECIQRYLAGKTRILVTHQLQYLQGVDAIILLNQGRAEIFSNYHELLASYPDYEALVGTMGEGDGTASERGLPSEKGMRRQYSSTSHRSQTPDASGSIDTDMEDEEEDSEGLDTVEGTSRGTIQGSVFLKYFQAGGSLFIAFIVAVLFIAAQVAASLNDKFVSYWVDKEESRRMISLSSHESLDINDTGEGTNTTNLLQLSRDTQILLSTETYMYIYTGILVALFVAAIGRSMLFYKLCMWSSQSLHDRMFGSLIRTSMRFFDTNPSGRILNRFSKDMGAIDELLPKALLDAGQVIMLMIGSLIVASTVNAMFLIPVVIMGAIFAWIRKIYLRTSKNVKRLEGINFSGSQVGLAITQAMALTGVIQWGMRQSAEVANQLMSVERVIEYTQLAPEPNLRDKGITKKRKAKSMSQPPPPPPQDWPSYGCIRLIDVYMRYVEDEAPVLKGLNLVIRPGEKVGIVGRTGAGKSSLISALFRLAKIEGSMQIDDIDTGSICLEDLRARISIIPQDPVLFSGTLRRNLDPFEEFPDRLLWEALDEVELKDAITTGANGLDSRVLKGGSNYSVGQRQLVCLARAILRNNRILMLDEATANVDPHTDALIQRTIRTKFASCTVLTVAHRLNTIMDSDKVLLMDRGRMAEYDHPYLLLQNEYGHFSSMVKETGRAMYEQLAKIAEQSYKAK; translated from the exons ATGGATGCAAGTAAAACAAGGAGCACACCTAATCCTCGAAAAAAGGCGAATATTGTTTCTGTACTAACATGGTG GTGGACGATAGAATTGTTCAAGAAAGGGTACAGAAAGATTTTGATTGCCGATGACTTACACGATCCTCTATCAGAGGATAGGTCAACGGCTTTGGGCGACAGACTAGAGAA GCAATGGAACTACGAATTGGAGACTGCCAGGAAATGGGGGCGGCAGCCAAGCCTTCTCAAAACGATTTTCCTGACTTTTCGCTGGGAGTATTTTTTGCTCGGTTTGATGCAAGTTTTGAACGAATTTGTCATACG ACTGGGCACACCAATATTGCTGGGAGGTTTGCTCAGCTACTTTAAGAAAGACTCGAATGTCATGCTTGAAGAAGCGCTCTACTATGCAGGCGGTATTGCTTTAGCATCGGCGGTCAACGTCATCACTTTGAATCAAGCCATATTTGGTGCTTTTCACATTGGTGGCAGAATCAGAGTAGCTGTATGCTCTCTTGTGTACCGAAAG GCATTGAATCTCAGCATGACAGCCCTTGGAGAAACAGCACCTGGCAAAGTCGTAAATTTGGTCGCCAATGACGTCAACCGATTCGATGTAGTTTCTGTTTTCTTGCATTATTTGTGGTCCGCCCCTATCTCTACACTGATAATTACCTACTTTTTGTACAACAAAGCTGGATGGGCAGGGATCATTGGTATAGCTGCGGTTTTCATCGTTGTTCCTTTACAAT CATACTTGGGAAAACTCTCTTCAAAATACAGGCTTCAAACAGCGCTGAAAACGGACGAAAGAGTTCAGCTGATGGATGAGATCGTATCTGGGGTTCAGGTGATAAAAATGTATGCCTGGGAAAAGCCGTTTTGCGCATTAATAGAATTGGCCAGAAAGCTTGAATTGCGAGTTGTCACCAAAACTTCATATCTTCGTGGAATCTACATGTCGTTCAATCTTTTCACCACGAGAATGGCATTGTGGGGCACCATGATTGCAATGGTCTTTTTTGACCAAGAGCTAACCGCAGACacaattttcgttatttccGCTTATTTCAACATCTTGGCCCAGACAATGTCCAGCATGTTTGTCCGAGGTGTCGCTGAGACAGCCGAATGTATGGTAGCCGTGCGACGACTTCAGTACTTCCTCATGTATGACGAGTTTCAAAAAGTTATCGGGCACACCAAATATTCttctgaaaataatatcattcGTGGATCTATGCAGAGCGTTAATCAGGCTCCAAAATCCGATCTTCCGTACATTGACGATGAATTGACCGATAAAAGTGCAGTTCCTGACGATTATTCTAGAGAAAAAGCAAACGGAGTGGCAATACTTGCCAGCGACGTGCTGAAGGATACCGTCGATCTTGTCAATG AAAAATCTAAAAGCGTGATGGACAACAAGATAGCATTGAACAAGGAGCAGTGGGCAATAAAGTTGACCAACGTTACCGCAAAGTGGGAACCCTATAGTCCTGAGAACACGTTGGACAGCGTCAACCTGCAGTTTGACAAAGGGAAACTGTACGCTGTGATCGGAATGGTGGGAGCTGGGAAAAGTTCGCTACTATCAGTGTTACTGGGTGAGTTACCTCTCTCAGAGACCAAGGAGTTCAGTGACGTCATAGTGAAAGGTAGCCTGAGCTACGCAGGGCAAGATGCCTGGGTATTTGGTGCTACCGTTCGTCAAAATATCATCTTTGGTCAGCCGTACGAACGTCAGCGTTATCACAGAGTGACAAAAGCCTGCGCCCTTCTCAGCGATTTCGAACAGTTTTCTCAGGGTGATTTAACCATCGTCGGAGACCGTGGTAGTTCTCTTTCGGGCGGGCAACGCGCAAGAATCAACTTGGCCAGAGCAGTCTACAGGCAGGCTGATATTTACCTCCTCGACGATCCACTGAGCGCG GTAGACGCGCACGTGGGTAAGCATCTTTTCGAGGAGTGTATTCAACGCTACCTCGCAGGTAAGACAAGGATACTTGTAACGCACCAGCTGCAGTACTTACAGGGGGTTGATGCTATCATCTTGTTGAATCAGGGAAGagcagaaatattttctaactATCACGAATTATTGGCATCATATCCCGACTACGAAGCACTTGTCGGTACCATGGGTGAGGGGGATGGAACTGCCAGCGAACGAGGCTTACCTAGTGAAAAGGGTATGCGTCGTCAGTATTCTAGCACGAGTCATCGA AGTCAAACACCTGATGCCAGCGGCAGCATTGACACAGATATGGAAGATGAGGAGGAAGACAGCGAAGGCCTAGATACGGTAGAGGGGACCTCTCGTGGCACCATTCAAGGCTCCGTTTTTCTTAAATACTTTCAAGCTGGTGGTAGTTTGTTCATCGCCTTCATTGTCGCGGTGCTGTTTATCGCCGCTCAAGTTGCAGCCAGTCTTAATGACAAGTTCGTTTCCTACTG GGTCGATAAGGAAGAATCTCGTAGAATGATTTCACTCTCTTCTCATGAAAGCCTCGACATAAACGATACCGGCGAAGGAACAAACACTACGAATTTACTTCAGCTGTCTAGAGACACGCAGATCTTGTTATCGACGGAaacgtatatgtacatatatacgggGATATTGGTTGCCTTGTTTGTAGCCGCAATCGGCAGGTCTATGCTTTTCTACAAGTTGTGCATGTGGAGCAGTCAATCTCTCCATGATCGAATGTTTGGGAGCTTGATAAGAACGAGTATGCGGTTCTTTGACACAAATCCCAGTGGCCGGATCCTGAATCGCTTCTCAAAGGATATGGGAGCTATAGACGAGTTACTGCCCAAAGCACTTCTGGATGCTGGTCAGGTCATAATGTTGATGATTGGTTCGCTGATTGTTGCTTCTACCGTTAACGCCATGTTCCTTATTCCGGTGGTTATCATGGGTGCTATTTTCGCCTGGATACGCAAGATCTACTTAAGAACCAGTAAAAACGTGAAACGACTGGAAGGAATCA ATTTTTCGGGGAGTCAGGTCGGTTTGGCGATAACACAGGCAATGGCGCTAACCGGAGTCATTCAGTGGGGAATGCGTCAGAGTGCAGAAGTGGCCAATCAGCTGATGTCTGTTGAGAGGGTAATTGAATACACTCAGCTGGCACCAGAGCCCAATCTGAGGGACAAGGGTATCACCAAAAAACGTAAAGCGAAATCAATGTCCCAGCCGCCACCCCCGCCACCCCAGGATTGGCCGAGTTACGGTTGCATTCGACTCATCGATGTATATATGCGATACGTTGAGGACGAGGCCCCAGTGCTCAAAGGATTGAATCTCGTTATTCGCCCTGGTGAAAAG GTCGGTATAGTCGGGCGAACTGGAGCGGGCAAGTCCTCGTTGATTTCAGCATTATTCCGCTTGGCAAAGATCGAAGGATCCATGCAAATTGACGACATAGACACAGGGTCCATCTGCCTAGAGGATTTGCGTGCACGGATATCCATCATTCCTCAGGATCCAGTTTTGTTTTCAGGAACACTGCGGCGGAATCTTGATCCATTTGAAGAGTTTCCGGATCGACTATTGTGGGAGGCTTTAGACGAG GTGGAGCTCAAGGATGCTATAACGACTGGTGCTAACGGACTTGACTCCCGGGTTTTGAAGGGAGGCAGCAACTACAGCGTCGGTCAGCGGCAACTGGTCTGCCTGGCTAGGGCAATACTGCGGAACAATCGAATACTTATGCTAGACGAGGCCACTGCCAATGTCGATCCTCACACCGACGCCCTCATCCAGCGTACCATAAGAACCAAGTTCGCGTCTTGCACGGTACTCACTGTCGCTCATCGCTTAAACACCATCATGGATAGCGACAAGGTCCTTCTAATGGACCGTGGCCGAATGGCG GAATACGACCACCCGTACTTACTTCTGCAGAACGAATATGGACACTTCAGCTCCATGGTGAAAGAAACCGGTCGCGCGATGTACGAGCAACTAGCCAAGATTGCCGAACAGTCTTATAAAGCTAAGTAA
- the LOC124219388 gene encoding probable multidrug resistance-associated protein lethal(2)03659 isoform X3 has product MQVLNEFVIRLGTPILLGGLLSYFKKDSNVMLEEALYYAGGIALASAVNVITLNQAIFGAFHIGGRIRVAVCSLVYRKALNLSMTALGETAPGKVVNLVANDVNRFDVVSVFLHYLWSAPISTLIITYFLYNKAGWAGIIGIAAVFIVVPLQSYLGKLSSKYRLQTALKTDERVQLMDEIVSGVQVIKMYAWEKPFCALIELARKLELRVVTKTSYLRGIYMSFNLFTTRMALWGTMIAMVFFDQELTADTIFVISAYFNILAQTMSSMFVRGVAETAECMVAVRRLQYFLMYDEFQKVIGHTKYSSENNIIRGSMQSVNQAPKSDLPYIDDELTDKSAVPDDYSREKANGVAILASDVLKDTVDLVNEKSKSVMDNKIALNKEQWAIKLTNVTAKWEPYSPENTLDSVNLQFDKGKLYAVIGMVGAGKSSLLSVLLGELPLSETKEFSDVIVKGSLSYAGQDAWVFGATVRQNIIFGQPYERQRYHRVTKACALLSDFEQFSQGDLTIVGDRGSSLSGGQRARINLARAVYRQADIYLLDDPLSAVDAHVGKHLFEECIQRYLAGKTRILVTHQLQYLQGVDAIILLNQGRAEIFSNYHELLASYPDYEALVGTMGEGDGTASERGLPSEKGMRRQYSSTSHRSQTPDASGSIDTDMEDEEEDSEGLDTVEGTSRGTIQGSVFLKYFQAGGSLFIAFIVAVLFIAAQVAASLNDKFVSYWVDKEESRRMISLSSHESLDINDTGEGTNTTNLLQLSRDTQILLSTETYMYIYTGILVALFVAAIGRSMLFYKLCMWSSQSLHDRMFGSLIRTSMRFFDTNPSGRILNRFSKDMGAIDELLPKALLDAGQVIMLMIGSLIVASTVNAMFLIPVVIMGAIFAWIRKIYLRTSKNVKRLEGITRSPVFTHLNATLNGLNTIRAYGAQDILKYEFDKHQDLHTSSWYMFITTSTAFGFSLDFFCLIFITLVTFSFILIKGNFSGSQVGLAITQAMALTGVIQWGMRQSAEVANQLMSVERVIEYTQLAPEPNLRDKGITKKRKAKSMSQPPPPPPQDWPSYGCIRLIDVYMRYVEDEAPVLKGLNLVIRPGEKVGIVGRTGAGKSSLISALFRLAKIEGSMQIDDIDTGSICLEDLRARISIIPQDPVLFSGTLRRNLDPFEEFPDRLLWEALDEVELKDAITTGANGLDSRVLKGGSNYSVGQRQLVCLARAILRNNRILMLDEATANVDPHTDALIQRTIRTKFASCTVLTVAHRLNTIMDSDKVLLMDRGRMAEYDHPYLLLQNEYGHFSSMVKETGRAMYEQLAKIAEQSYKAK; this is encoded by the exons ATGCAAGTTTTGAACGAATTTGTCATACG ACTGGGCACACCAATATTGCTGGGAGGTTTGCTCAGCTACTTTAAGAAAGACTCGAATGTCATGCTTGAAGAAGCGCTCTACTATGCAGGCGGTATTGCTTTAGCATCGGCGGTCAACGTCATCACTTTGAATCAAGCCATATTTGGTGCTTTTCACATTGGTGGCAGAATCAGAGTAGCTGTATGCTCTCTTGTGTACCGAAAG GCATTGAATCTCAGCATGACAGCCCTTGGAGAAACAGCACCTGGCAAAGTCGTAAATTTGGTCGCCAATGACGTCAACCGATTCGATGTAGTTTCTGTTTTCTTGCATTATTTGTGGTCCGCCCCTATCTCTACACTGATAATTACCTACTTTTTGTACAACAAAGCTGGATGGGCAGGGATCATTGGTATAGCTGCGGTTTTCATCGTTGTTCCTTTACAAT CATACTTGGGAAAACTCTCTTCAAAATACAGGCTTCAAACAGCGCTGAAAACGGACGAAAGAGTTCAGCTGATGGATGAGATCGTATCTGGGGTTCAGGTGATAAAAATGTATGCCTGGGAAAAGCCGTTTTGCGCATTAATAGAATTGGCCAGAAAGCTTGAATTGCGAGTTGTCACCAAAACTTCATATCTTCGTGGAATCTACATGTCGTTCAATCTTTTCACCACGAGAATGGCATTGTGGGGCACCATGATTGCAATGGTCTTTTTTGACCAAGAGCTAACCGCAGACacaattttcgttatttccGCTTATTTCAACATCTTGGCCCAGACAATGTCCAGCATGTTTGTCCGAGGTGTCGCTGAGACAGCCGAATGTATGGTAGCCGTGCGACGACTTCAGTACTTCCTCATGTATGACGAGTTTCAAAAAGTTATCGGGCACACCAAATATTCttctgaaaataatatcattcGTGGATCTATGCAGAGCGTTAATCAGGCTCCAAAATCCGATCTTCCGTACATTGACGATGAATTGACCGATAAAAGTGCAGTTCCTGACGATTATTCTAGAGAAAAAGCAAACGGAGTGGCAATACTTGCCAGCGACGTGCTGAAGGATACCGTCGATCTTGTCAATG AAAAATCTAAAAGCGTGATGGACAACAAGATAGCATTGAACAAGGAGCAGTGGGCAATAAAGTTGACCAACGTTACCGCAAAGTGGGAACCCTATAGTCCTGAGAACACGTTGGACAGCGTCAACCTGCAGTTTGACAAAGGGAAACTGTACGCTGTGATCGGAATGGTGGGAGCTGGGAAAAGTTCGCTACTATCAGTGTTACTGGGTGAGTTACCTCTCTCAGAGACCAAGGAGTTCAGTGACGTCATAGTGAAAGGTAGCCTGAGCTACGCAGGGCAAGATGCCTGGGTATTTGGTGCTACCGTTCGTCAAAATATCATCTTTGGTCAGCCGTACGAACGTCAGCGTTATCACAGAGTGACAAAAGCCTGCGCCCTTCTCAGCGATTTCGAACAGTTTTCTCAGGGTGATTTAACCATCGTCGGAGACCGTGGTAGTTCTCTTTCGGGCGGGCAACGCGCAAGAATCAACTTGGCCAGAGCAGTCTACAGGCAGGCTGATATTTACCTCCTCGACGATCCACTGAGCGCG GTAGACGCGCACGTGGGTAAGCATCTTTTCGAGGAGTGTATTCAACGCTACCTCGCAGGTAAGACAAGGATACTTGTAACGCACCAGCTGCAGTACTTACAGGGGGTTGATGCTATCATCTTGTTGAATCAGGGAAGagcagaaatattttctaactATCACGAATTATTGGCATCATATCCCGACTACGAAGCACTTGTCGGTACCATGGGTGAGGGGGATGGAACTGCCAGCGAACGAGGCTTACCTAGTGAAAAGGGTATGCGTCGTCAGTATTCTAGCACGAGTCATCGA AGTCAAACACCTGATGCCAGCGGCAGCATTGACACAGATATGGAAGATGAGGAGGAAGACAGCGAAGGCCTAGATACGGTAGAGGGGACCTCTCGTGGCACCATTCAAGGCTCCGTTTTTCTTAAATACTTTCAAGCTGGTGGTAGTTTGTTCATCGCCTTCATTGTCGCGGTGCTGTTTATCGCCGCTCAAGTTGCAGCCAGTCTTAATGACAAGTTCGTTTCCTACTG GGTCGATAAGGAAGAATCTCGTAGAATGATTTCACTCTCTTCTCATGAAAGCCTCGACATAAACGATACCGGCGAAGGAACAAACACTACGAATTTACTTCAGCTGTCTAGAGACACGCAGATCTTGTTATCGACGGAaacgtatatgtacatatatacgggGATATTGGTTGCCTTGTTTGTAGCCGCAATCGGCAGGTCTATGCTTTTCTACAAGTTGTGCATGTGGAGCAGTCAATCTCTCCATGATCGAATGTTTGGGAGCTTGATAAGAACGAGTATGCGGTTCTTTGACACAAATCCCAGTGGCCGGATCCTGAATCGCTTCTCAAAGGATATGGGAGCTATAGACGAGTTACTGCCCAAAGCACTTCTGGATGCTGGTCAGGTCATAATGTTGATGATTGGTTCGCTGATTGTTGCTTCTACCGTTAACGCCATGTTCCTTATTCCGGTGGTTATCATGGGTGCTATTTTCGCCTGGATACGCAAGATCTACTTAAGAACCAGTAAAAACGTGAAACGACTGGAAGGAATCA CACGATCCCCAGTATTCACTCATCTGAATGCAACCCTTAATGGCCTAAATACAATCAGGGCTTACGGGGCGCAGGACATACTTAAATACGAGTTTGACAAACATCAAGATCTGCACACCTCATCGTGGTATATGTTCATCACAACCAGCACGGCTTTCGGCTTCTCACTCGATTTCTTCTGCCTGATTTTCATAACTCTGGTTACATTCAGCTTCATACTTATCAAAGGCA ATTTTTCGGGGAGTCAGGTCGGTTTGGCGATAACACAGGCAATGGCGCTAACCGGAGTCATTCAGTGGGGAATGCGTCAGAGTGCAGAAGTGGCCAATCAGCTGATGTCTGTTGAGAGGGTAATTGAATACACTCAGCTGGCACCAGAGCCCAATCTGAGGGACAAGGGTATCACCAAAAAACGTAAAGCGAAATCAATGTCCCAGCCGCCACCCCCGCCACCCCAGGATTGGCCGAGTTACGGTTGCATTCGACTCATCGATGTATATATGCGATACGTTGAGGACGAGGCCCCAGTGCTCAAAGGATTGAATCTCGTTATTCGCCCTGGTGAAAAG GTCGGTATAGTCGGGCGAACTGGAGCGGGCAAGTCCTCGTTGATTTCAGCATTATTCCGCTTGGCAAAGATCGAAGGATCCATGCAAATTGACGACATAGACACAGGGTCCATCTGCCTAGAGGATTTGCGTGCACGGATATCCATCATTCCTCAGGATCCAGTTTTGTTTTCAGGAACACTGCGGCGGAATCTTGATCCATTTGAAGAGTTTCCGGATCGACTATTGTGGGAGGCTTTAGACGAG GTGGAGCTCAAGGATGCTATAACGACTGGTGCTAACGGACTTGACTCCCGGGTTTTGAAGGGAGGCAGCAACTACAGCGTCGGTCAGCGGCAACTGGTCTGCCTGGCTAGGGCAATACTGCGGAACAATCGAATACTTATGCTAGACGAGGCCACTGCCAATGTCGATCCTCACACCGACGCCCTCATCCAGCGTACCATAAGAACCAAGTTCGCGTCTTGCACGGTACTCACTGTCGCTCATCGCTTAAACACCATCATGGATAGCGACAAGGTCCTTCTAATGGACCGTGGCCGAATGGCG GAATACGACCACCCGTACTTACTTCTGCAGAACGAATATGGACACTTCAGCTCCATGGTGAAAGAAACCGGTCGCGCGATGTACGAGCAACTAGCCAAGATTGCCGAACAGTCTTATAAAGCTAAGTAA